In Gammaproteobacteria bacterium (ex Lamellibrachia satsuma), a single genomic region encodes these proteins:
- a CDS encoding butanol dehydrogenase has protein sequence MSNGKRMGGFTLILIGIVAGIILWGGFNTAMEATNTEEFCISCHEMEQAVYQELQETIHFSNRTGVRATCPDCHVPKEWIHKIIRKIKASNELYHKMLGTIDTVEKFEEKRLELAQNVWKEMKDTDSRECRNCHNFDSMDFDRQAERSADRHDEAIEAGYTCIDCHKGIAHSLPAGYDPAADLPGEAEE, from the coding sequence ATGAGCAATGGCAAGAGAATGGGTGGCTTCACCCTGATTCTGATTGGAATCGTAGCGGGTATTATCCTCTGGGGTGGTTTCAACACCGCAATGGAGGCAACGAATACTGAAGAATTCTGCATTTCCTGCCATGAGATGGAACAGGCTGTTTACCAAGAGTTGCAGGAGACTATTCACTTCAGTAACAGAACCGGAGTGCGCGCCACCTGCCCGGACTGCCATGTACCCAAGGAGTGGATCCATAAGATTATTCGTAAGATCAAGGCCAGTAACGAGCTCTATCACAAGATGCTGGGGACCATCGATACGGTGGAGAAATTCGAGGAAAAACGCCTGGAACTGGCGCAGAATGTTTGGAAGGAAATGAAAGATACCGACTCTCGTGAGTGTCGAAATTGCCATAACTTCGATTCCATGGATTTTGATCGTCAAGCAGAACGTAGTGCGGATCGACACGATGAGGCAATTGAGGCGGGATATACCTGTATAGACTGCCACAAAGGCATCGCGCATTCACTGCCCGCAGGTTATGACCCTGCAGCTGATCTGCCTGGCGAAGCAGAAGAGTAG
- a CDS encoding nitrate reductase cytochrome c-type subunit has protein sequence MGLLMNSQLIYRAMMENEMKKTILVMMTAVLTLFFTASAMSEVMSLRGNSDLNAMAEKPAKKTVQSIKGGIARSYKQQPPMVPHTTDKYQINLKNNGCMKCHSEKTYKKEKSPKVGDSHYVTRDGKTQSTISSRRYFCNQCHATQMGAEPLVKNMFEGAK, from the coding sequence ATGGGCTTGCTTATGAATTCGCAACTCATATATAGAGCGATGATGGAGAATGAAATGAAGAAAACTATTCTGGTCATGATGACTGCAGTGCTGACTCTGTTTTTTACAGCATCAGCAATGTCTGAAGTGATGTCTCTACGCGGTAACAGTGATCTCAATGCAATGGCTGAGAAACCTGCTAAGAAGACGGTTCAGTCTATTAAGGGCGGTATCGCCCGCAGTTACAAACAGCAGCCACCGATGGTGCCTCACACGACTGACAAGTATCAGATCAATCTGAAGAACAATGGCTGTATGAAGTGCCATAGTGAGAAAACCTACAAGAAGGAAAAATCTCCTAAAGTGGGTGACAGCCATTACGTAACACGCGACGGCAAGACTCAAAGCACCATTTCCAGCCGCCGTTACTTCTGTAACCAGTGCCACGCTACCCAGATGGGAGCCGAACCGCTGGTCAAGAATATGTTCGAAGGCGCGAAATAA
- the napH gene encoding quinol dehydrogenase ferredoxin subunit NapH — MVDLTTLGDDSIAAKGWMKAHKWLILRRLSQLGILALFLAGPVLGVWIVKGNLASSLTLDILPLTDPHVLLQAVLSGVVPETAAIIGVVLVLLFYFVVGGRVYCSWVCPVNMVTDLASWLRRMLGIRTTSQISRNSRYWMLALTLILPLVVSGGIIWELINPVSMMFRGIVFGMGATWVVILAVFLFDLLVTKEGWCGRLCPVGAFYNLIGSRSLLRVNASNRAECNDCMECFVVCPEPHVIRPALKGEKKGISPVILSSDCTNCGRCIDICAKDVFSYGGRSVSGTERSNPEVIKKHEVHT; from the coding sequence ATGGTTGATCTGACGACATTAGGCGACGACTCCATTGCGGCCAAGGGCTGGATGAAAGCCCATAAATGGCTGATCCTGAGACGTTTGAGTCAACTGGGGATTCTCGCCCTGTTCCTCGCCGGCCCCGTTCTCGGGGTGTGGATAGTGAAAGGTAATCTGGCATCGAGTCTGACGCTGGATATTCTGCCGCTGACCGATCCGCATGTGCTGCTGCAAGCGGTGCTTTCCGGCGTGGTGCCCGAGACCGCTGCCATCATAGGTGTGGTACTCGTCCTGCTCTTCTACTTCGTAGTGGGTGGACGGGTCTACTGCTCCTGGGTCTGTCCGGTGAATATGGTCACCGATCTGGCCAGTTGGTTGCGGCGGATGTTGGGTATCAGGACGACTTCTCAGATCTCCCGTAACTCCCGCTACTGGATGCTTGCCCTGACCCTGATTCTGCCACTGGTGGTTTCCGGGGGTATCATCTGGGAACTGATCAACCCTGTCTCCATGATGTTCCGAGGCATTGTCTTCGGAATGGGGGCGACCTGGGTGGTGATATTGGCGGTCTTTCTCTTTGATTTGCTGGTGACTAAAGAAGGCTGGTGCGGACGTCTCTGTCCGGTCGGCGCCTTCTATAACCTGATCGGGAGCCGAAGTCTGTTGCGTGTCAACGCCAGCAACAGGGCTGAGTGCAACGACTGCATGGAGTGCTTCGTCGTCTGTCCTGAACCGCATGTGATCAGGCCGGCATTGAAAGGGGAAAAAAAGGGCATCAGCCCGGTAATCCTCTCTTCTGACTGTACCAATTGTGGGCGCTGTATCGATATTTGTGCAAAAGATGTTTTTAGTTATGGCGGTCGTTCCGTCTCCGGGACCGAAAGGTCAAATCCCGAAGTGATTAAGAAACACGAGGTCCATACTTAA
- the napG gene encoding ferredoxin-type protein NapG → MSDTDKKHGMNRRQFLGNMLKTACGVGLVGMGLGIYSNRASSLPAHYLRPPGALPEEDFLGACIRCGLCVRDCPYDMLFLGEVGDDVATGTPYFVARTGPCEMCEDIPCIAACPTNALDHGLTDIEESRMGLAVVVDQETCIAFHGLRCEVCFNVCPIRGRAITLDLQHNVRSGKHALFIPVVHSDACTGCGLCERACILDEAAIKVFPTDLAKGELGKHYRLGWKEKEKAGKALVTPDIEHKYNLPEGVRYDLQGEGLIIEEKPEETPFSSNPLDSLNSSFMDKK, encoded by the coding sequence ATGTCAGATACAGACAAAAAACATGGGATGAACAGACGGCAGTTTCTGGGCAACATGCTCAAGACAGCCTGTGGGGTCGGATTGGTTGGCATGGGATTGGGCATCTACTCAAACAGAGCCTCTTCCCTCCCTGCCCACTATCTTCGTCCACCGGGCGCCCTGCCGGAAGAAGATTTTCTTGGTGCCTGTATCCGTTGTGGGTTGTGCGTACGGGACTGTCCGTACGACATGCTGTTCCTTGGTGAAGTCGGTGACGACGTTGCAACGGGAACTCCCTATTTCGTGGCCCGCACCGGGCCTTGCGAAATGTGTGAGGACATCCCCTGTATCGCTGCCTGTCCGACTAACGCCCTGGATCATGGTCTTACCGATATCGAGGAGTCCCGCATGGGACTGGCGGTAGTGGTGGATCAGGAGACCTGCATTGCCTTTCACGGTCTTCGCTGTGAGGTCTGTTTCAACGTCTGTCCGATCCGGGGCAGGGCCATAACGCTGGATTTGCAGCATAACGTCAGGTCCGGAAAGCACGCACTGTTTATTCCAGTGGTGCACTCCGACGCCTGTACCGGCTGCGGTCTCTGCGAGCGGGCATGCATCCTGGATGAAGCAGCGATCAAGGTGTTTCCGACAGATCTTGCGAAGGGCGAACTGGGTAAACATTATCGACTTGGCTGGAAGGAGAAAGAGAAAGCGGGTAAGGCCTTGGTCACGCCGGACATAGAGCACAAATACAACCTCCCAGAGGGTGTGCGTTATGACTTGCAGGGCGAAGGTCTGATCATTGAAGAGAAGCCGGAGGAGACACCGTTCTCTTCCAATCCTTTGGATTCACTCAATAGCAGTTTCATGGATAAGAAGTAA
- the napA gene encoding nitrate reductase catalytic subunit NapA — translation MKLTRRDFIKSNAVAAAASVAGVTLPAIKTATAADGDDGIRWDKAACRYCGTGCSVLMGVKDGKVVASQGDPDAPVNKGLNCIKGYFLPKILYGQDRVTQPMLRKTNGKYDKNGKFEAVSWEEAFKTMAEKWVAARKAKGAKGVGMFGSGQWTVWEGYAAAKLMKAGFRSNSIDPNARHCMASAVGAFMRAFRIDEPMGCYDDLEHADVFVLWGANMAEMHPILWSRLTDTRLTKTGCEVHVLSTYEHRCYELSDNSIIFEPQSDLAIANFIANYIIQKKAYNKDFIGKHVNFNKTTTDIGYGLRPSHPLQKAAKNPNKGKFNKIAFDEYAKLVSEYTVEKASKLSGVPKKKLIKLAEAYADPNKKVSSFWTMGMNQHTRGVWMNGLVYNIHLLMGKISEPGNSPFSLTGQPSACGTAREVGTFTHRLPADLVVKKDAHCKFAEKVWKLPAGTIPRHNGMSDKAAQSDISGKPMGKTLIHAVAMHRALKDRKMNCFWVMCNNNMQAAANMNEESLPGWRDPANFITVTDPYPTVSAQAADLVLPTSMWIEKEGAYGNAERRTQFWRQQVQGPGESRSDLWQLMEFSKYVKVEDVWPEDLIAKQPEYAGKTLYEVLYTNGQIDKFPKQQITDDRGNEYGNDEMDHFGYYVQKGLFEEYRLFNSVPGIPKKGHEMADFDTYHKARGLRWPVIDGKETLWRFREGYDPHVEKGSEVQFYGAKDKKANIIFGPYEPAAEMPDKEYNLWLCTGRVLEHWHSGSMTRRVPELYRAVPDAVVFMHKKDAKKRKLRNGQMAKIVSRRGEIVCRVDTKGRNKTPEGLVFVPWFDAGRLVNKLTLDATDPLSKETDYKKCAVKISKA, via the coding sequence GTGAAATTAACTAGACGCGACTTTATTAAGAGCAATGCAGTTGCTGCTGCGGCTTCGGTGGCGGGTGTAACCCTGCCGGCGATTAAAACCGCTACAGCAGCTGACGGCGACGATGGTATCCGTTGGGATAAGGCAGCCTGCCGCTACTGTGGTACCGGCTGTAGTGTTCTCATGGGTGTCAAAGACGGCAAGGTTGTGGCCAGCCAGGGTGATCCTGATGCGCCGGTCAACAAGGGCCTGAACTGCATCAAAGGTTACTTCCTGCCGAAGATTCTCTACGGACAGGATCGTGTGACCCAGCCGATGCTGCGCAAGACCAACGGCAAGTACGACAAGAACGGCAAGTTCGAGGCAGTTTCCTGGGAAGAAGCGTTCAAGACTATGGCCGAGAAATGGGTCGCAGCCCGCAAGGCCAAGGGTGCCAAGGGTGTCGGCATGTTCGGCTCCGGACAGTGGACCGTCTGGGAAGGATATGCTGCTGCCAAACTCATGAAAGCGGGTTTCCGTTCCAATAGTATTGACCCCAATGCCCGTCACTGCATGGCCTCAGCTGTAGGTGCCTTCATGCGCGCCTTCCGCATTGATGAGCCCATGGGTTGTTACGATGATCTTGAACACGCTGATGTTTTCGTCCTCTGGGGCGCGAATATGGCAGAGATGCATCCCATCCTCTGGTCACGTCTTACCGATACCCGTCTGACCAAAACAGGCTGTGAAGTACACGTGCTCTCCACCTATGAGCATCGTTGTTATGAGCTGTCGGACAACTCGATTATCTTCGAGCCTCAGAGTGATCTGGCGATCGCCAACTTTATCGCCAATTACATCATTCAGAAGAAGGCCTACAACAAGGACTTCATCGGCAAGCACGTTAACTTCAACAAGACCACCACCGATATCGGTTATGGCTTACGTCCGAGTCATCCTCTGCAGAAGGCTGCGAAGAACCCCAACAAGGGCAAGTTCAACAAGATCGCCTTTGATGAGTATGCGAAGCTGGTCTCTGAGTACACTGTTGAAAAAGCCAGCAAGCTTTCCGGTGTGCCAAAGAAGAAGCTGATCAAACTGGCCGAGGCCTATGCTGATCCCAATAAGAAGGTCTCCTCCTTCTGGACCATGGGCATGAACCAGCACACCCGCGGTGTCTGGATGAACGGTCTGGTCTATAACATCCATCTGCTGATGGGCAAGATCTCAGAGCCTGGTAACAGCCCCTTCTCACTGACCGGTCAGCCATCTGCTTGCGGCACCGCACGTGAAGTAGGTACCTTTACCCATCGTCTGCCTGCCGATCTCGTCGTCAAGAAGGATGCACATTGCAAATTTGCTGAGAAAGTCTGGAAGCTGCCAGCAGGCACCATTCCAAGACATAACGGTATGTCAGATAAGGCTGCTCAATCGGACATCAGCGGGAAGCCAATGGGCAAGACCCTGATCCACGCGGTCGCCATGCATCGTGCGCTCAAAGACCGCAAGATGAACTGCTTCTGGGTCATGTGTAACAACAATATGCAGGCCGCTGCCAACATGAACGAGGAATCTCTCCCCGGTTGGCGTGACCCAGCCAACTTCATCACCGTTACCGACCCCTATCCCACGGTATCTGCGCAGGCGGCCGATCTGGTCCTGCCGACTTCCATGTGGATCGAGAAAGAGGGTGCCTATGGTAATGCAGAGCGACGCACCCAGTTCTGGCGTCAGCAGGTTCAAGGGCCGGGTGAGTCCCGTTCCGATCTGTGGCAGCTCATGGAGTTCTCCAAGTATGTAAAAGTGGAGGATGTCTGGCCGGAGGATCTTATCGCCAAACAACCTGAATATGCGGGCAAAACCCTTTATGAGGTTCTCTACACCAACGGTCAGATAGATAAGTTCCCGAAACAGCAGATCACTGATGATCGTGGCAACGAGTACGGCAACGATGAGATGGACCACTTCGGCTACTACGTGCAGAAGGGGCTTTTCGAAGAGTACCGGTTGTTCAACTCCGTGCCTGGTATCCCCAAGAAGGGCCACGAGATGGCGGACTTCGATACCTATCACAAGGCACGCGGGCTGCGCTGGCCTGTGATCGATGGTAAGGAGACCCTGTGGCGCTTCCGTGAAGGTTACGATCCGCATGTAGAGAAGGGCAGTGAAGTCCAGTTCTACGGTGCCAAGGACAAGAAGGCCAACATCATCTTTGGTCCTTACGAACCAGCAGCGGAAATGCCGGACAAGGAGTACAACCTGTGGCTTTGCACCGGTCGTGTTCTTGAGCATTGGCACTCGGGTTCCATGACCCGCCGTGTGCCTGAGCTCTATCGCGCCGTACCGGATGCCGTGGTGTTCATGCACAAGAAGGATGCCAAGAAGCGCAAACTGCGTAATGGTCAAATGGCCAAGATTGTCTCTCGTCGTGGTGAGATCGTCTGCCGTGTTGACACCAAGGGACGAAACAAGACGCCTGAAGGTCTGGTGTTCGTTCCCTGGTTCGATGCTGGTCGTCTGGTCAATAAACTGACCCTCGACGCCACTGATCCACTCTCGAAAGAGACGGATTACAAAAAGTGTGCGGTGAAGATCAGTAAGGCCTAA
- a CDS encoding chaperone NapD, with protein sequence MNICSLVVHTKPEKGPVVSRRLEKITGVEVHGGEDADKLIVTVEDEGETVSPVSDTMNAMNGVKGVVSTILIYHYGGEESMEDMKREIN encoded by the coding sequence ATGAATATTTGTAGTCTTGTTGTGCATACAAAGCCGGAGAAGGGGCCTGTCGTCTCCAGGCGGCTGGAAAAAATAACAGGTGTTGAAGTCCATGGCGGTGAGGATGCCGACAAATTGATCGTCACTGTTGAAGATGAAGGGGAAACAGTTTCCCCAGTGTCCGATACGATGAATGCGATGAATGGAGTTAAAGGGGTAGTGAGTACAATTCTGATTTATCACTATGGTGGTGAGGAATCGATGGAGGATATGAAACGTGAAATTAACTAG
- the napF gene encoding ferredoxin-type protein NapF, whose protein sequence is MKHHLIVSINRTQFLRGDLCGAQSSIRPPWSKPEAEFVEKCERCDDCISECPQQIIQRGPGGFPRIDFSQGGCTFCGDCVKACTHKVLAFFNDLNQPPWPLKAEIADNCLSMQGVVCRSCGEVCDESAIRFKLEVGGKARPLLDPDDCTGCGECFAVCPSQSVILKPQQQDKAA, encoded by the coding sequence ATGAAACACCATTTGATAGTGTCAATTAACAGAACACAATTTCTTCGTGGCGACCTGTGTGGGGCACAGTCCTCTATCAGACCGCCATGGTCAAAACCTGAAGCGGAATTCGTCGAAAAGTGCGAACGATGCGACGACTGCATCTCAGAATGTCCGCAACAAATCATCCAGCGGGGCCCCGGTGGATTTCCCAGAATAGATTTCTCACAGGGTGGCTGCACATTCTGTGGGGATTGCGTAAAGGCCTGCACCCATAAGGTGCTGGCCTTTTTTAATGACCTGAATCAGCCGCCCTGGCCGCTGAAAGCCGAGATCGCAGACAACTGCCTTTCGATGCAGGGTGTTGTCTGCCGTAGCTGCGGCGAAGTCTGCGATGAATCAGCTATACGCTTCAAACTGGAGGTCGGCGGTAAGGCCCGGCCCCTACTTGACCCAGATGACTGTACGGGCTGTGGCGAATGCTTTGCCGTCTGCCCCTCTCAGTCTGTAATTCTCAAGCCGCAGCAACAAGACAAAGCGGCATAG
- the narL gene encoding two-component system response regulator NarL, with translation MPETKLSTVLAIDDHPLFRKGVADLIDMEESLVLAGEAANGFDGLALAKRIKPDLILLDINMKGMNGIETLRAIKKENPDARILMLTVSDNEEDVIAALRQGADGYLLKDMEPEDILRSLRKAIEGEIVISERLTRLLAQALREEEKSPQSVTLAGLTTREREILGQIACGRSNKLIAQALDISEGTVKVHVKHLLKKLNLHSRVEAAVWALKK, from the coding sequence ATGCCCGAAACAAAGCTTAGCACTGTACTTGCTATTGACGATCACCCCCTGTTCAGGAAAGGCGTGGCAGACCTGATAGATATGGAGGAATCTCTGGTGCTAGCAGGTGAAGCCGCAAATGGTTTCGATGGTCTGGCGCTCGCAAAGCGTATCAAACCGGACTTGATCCTGTTGGACATCAATATGAAGGGGATGAACGGAATTGAAACCCTGCGCGCGATCAAAAAAGAAAATCCCGATGCACGAATTTTAATGCTTACTGTTTCTGATAATGAAGAGGATGTCATAGCCGCACTACGCCAGGGTGCGGACGGTTATCTGTTAAAAGATATGGAGCCTGAAGATATCCTCAGATCGCTCCGCAAAGCGATCGAAGGGGAAATCGTCATCAGTGAGCGACTGACCCGGTTACTTGCCCAGGCCCTTCGTGAAGAGGAAAAATCGCCGCAATCAGTGACTTTGGCAGGGTTGACTACCCGTGAACGGGAGATTCTGGGTCAGATTGCTTGTGGCAGGAGTAACAAATTAATCGCCCAGGCACTGGATATTTCTGAGGGTACGGTTAAGGTCCACGTTAAACATCTGCTGAAAAAACTCAATCTGCATTCTCGGGTCGAGGCGGCAGTATGGGCGTTAAAAAAGTAG
- the ccmA gene encoding cytochrome c biogenesis heme-transporting ATPase CcmA, protein MTSPLSDTATFEARDLECIRDDRVLFSSLCFTVNPGEALVLEGRNGSGKTSLLRILCGIRLPESGQLLWKGEDIFRLGPEYHEHTAYLGHKDGSKLDLTPLENLRVARGFGKAKEGITLEEALDQVGLYGFEDVPTRNMSAGQQRRLAIARLLVTDAKFWILDEPFTSLDRKGIEHMERLFEAHLQSGGMAAMTTHHRIGFKEDVKLVRVNLSDR, encoded by the coding sequence GTGACTTCACCTCTTTCTGATACTGCAACATTTGAAGCCAGGGACCTTGAGTGCATCCGTGACGACCGGGTGCTCTTTTCAAGCCTGTGTTTCACCGTGAACCCCGGCGAAGCGCTTGTGCTCGAAGGACGCAACGGCAGTGGTAAGACATCCCTGTTGCGTATCTTGTGCGGTATCCGGCTGCCGGAATCGGGACAACTGCTCTGGAAGGGTGAAGATATCTTCAGGTTGGGTCCTGAATATCACGAGCACACCGCCTACCTTGGACACAAGGACGGCAGCAAACTCGATCTGACCCCCTTGGAAAACCTGCGCGTGGCCCGCGGATTCGGTAAGGCTAAAGAGGGGATCACCCTGGAAGAGGCGCTGGATCAGGTAGGGCTCTACGGCTTCGAGGACGTGCCAACCCGCAATATGTCAGCAGGACAGCAGCGGCGTCTGGCAATTGCCCGGCTTTTGGTCACCGATGCAAAGTTCTGGATTCTGGATGAACCCTTTACCTCACTGGACAGAAAAGGCATAGAACACATGGAACGGCTCTTTGAAGCGCACCTGCAATCTGGTGGCATGGCGGCCATGACGACTCATCACCGTATTGGCTTCAAGGAAGATGTCAAACTGGTACGGGTCAACCTGTCGGATCGATGA
- the ccmB gene encoding heme exporter protein CcmB produces the protein MSTLSLTSAFTLLLKRDLLLAYRRRAELVNPLLFFVLVTAMFPLGIGNDPKLIQAVGPGVIWVAALLAALLSLDTMFRSDFDDGTLEQFMLSAHPISVLVLAKILAHWMITGLPLFIAAPLLAMMLNVPTDAIPTLMLTLVLGTPVLSLIGSVGVALTVGLRRGGVILSLLVLPLYVPVLIFATDAVKTSIVGIPTSAQISILAAMLVGSLVLAPLATAASLRISLS, from the coding sequence ATGAGCACGCTCTCTCTTACCAGCGCATTCACCCTGCTCCTCAAAAGGGACTTGCTCCTGGCCTACCGGCGTCGCGCCGAACTGGTCAACCCGCTACTGTTTTTTGTGCTGGTCACCGCCATGTTTCCCCTGGGCATCGGCAACGATCCCAAGCTGATTCAGGCGGTAGGTCCCGGCGTCATCTGGGTCGCGGCCCTACTCGCCGCCCTGCTCTCCCTGGACACCATGTTCCGTTCCGACTTTGATGATGGGACCCTGGAGCAGTTTATGCTCAGTGCCCATCCGATTTCGGTGCTGGTCCTGGCAAAGATTCTGGCGCACTGGATGATCACCGGACTGCCGCTTTTCATCGCCGCCCCCTTGCTGGCGATGATGCTGAATGTTCCCACTGATGCCATTCCGACCCTGATGCTGACGCTTGTACTCGGAACTCCGGTATTAAGCCTGATCGGTTCGGTCGGCGTGGCATTGACCGTCGGTCTGCGCCGTGGCGGCGTCATTCTTTCACTGCTGGTGCTGCCGCTCTATGTCCCGGTATTGATCTTTGCCACCGATGCAGTAAAGACCTCCATTGTGGGGATTCCCACCAGCGCGCAGATTTCCATCCTTGCAGCCATGCTGGTAGGTTCCCTTGTTCTGGCGCCTTTGGCCACCGCCGCTTCTCTGAGAATCAGTTTAAGTTGA
- a CDS encoding heme ABC transporter permease encodes MIVRFFHQMGSPRYFYNVAGKMIPWFAISFLLTLIAGIYYGLFVAPPDYQQGESYRIMYIHVPAAWMSMFIYMVMAAAGLISLVWRIKITEITIISSASVGASFTFLALVTGSLWGKPMWGTWWVWDARLTSELLLLFLYLGIIALYSAIEDKRVAARAISILALVGVVNIPIIHYSVEWWNTLHQTSSVTMTGKQAMSTSMLIPLLLMAISFKLYYGAVVLMRARAEVLERDRNTRWVRELVEGEMK; translated from the coding sequence ATGATAGTTCGATTTTTCCATCAGATGGGTTCGCCCCGTTACTTTTACAACGTCGCGGGCAAGATGATTCCCTGGTTCGCGATCTCTTTTCTGCTCACCCTGATCGCCGGTATCTATTACGGGCTGTTCGTCGCCCCACCCGACTATCAACAGGGAGAAAGCTACCGCATCATGTACATTCATGTGCCTGCGGCCTGGATGTCGATGTTCATCTATATGGTGATGGCGGCCGCCGGCCTGATCAGCTTGGTCTGGCGCATCAAAATCACGGAGATCACGATTATCAGCAGTGCCTCGGTTGGGGCATCCTTTACTTTTCTGGCACTGGTGACCGGCTCATTGTGGGGCAAACCCATGTGGGGGACCTGGTGGGTCTGGGATGCACGTCTCACATCTGAGCTATTGTTGCTGTTTCTCTACCTAGGCATCATCGCGCTCTACAGCGCTATAGAGGACAAACGCGTGGCTGCACGAGCCATCTCTATTCTGGCGCTGGTGGGCGTGGTCAATATTCCGATCATCCACTACTCGGTGGAGTGGTGGAACACGCTGCATCAGACCTCATCCGTGACCATGACTGGAAAACAGGCCATGTCGACCAGCATGCTAATCCCGCTTTTGTTGATGGCCATCTCTTTTAAACTTTATTACGGTGCCGTGGTCTTAATGCGGGCACGAGCTGAAGTACTGGAACGTGACCGCAATACCCGATGGGTGCGCGAGCTGGTTGAAGGGGAGATGAAATGA
- the ccmD gene encoding heme exporter protein CcmD: MSEFLDMGGYAMYVWPSYGLAFVILVANWVSPLLQRRRVLTDIARKLRREKREQK; this comes from the coding sequence ATGAGCGAATTTCTGGATATGGGCGGTTATGCCATGTATGTTTGGCCGTCTTACGGACTGGCTTTCGTCATCCTCGTTGCCAACTGGGTCAGCCCGCTTTTACAGCGCCGCCGGGTCCTAACTGACATCGCCCGCAAACTGCGTCGCGAGAAGAGAGAGCAAAAATGA
- the ccmE gene encoding cytochrome c maturation protein CcmE: MNPIRKKRLYLIGMMVAGIGVAAWLALNAFDENLMFFFSPSEIAEGKAPTGHPFRVGGLVSNNSVKRRSDGLTTAFDVTDNAETVTVEYTGILPDLFREGQGIVALGQLNESGIFVASEVLAKHDENYMPPEVADSLKTAHDEGVKEMQQQVSVQ; encoded by the coding sequence ATGAATCCTATTCGAAAAAAACGCCTTTATCTGATTGGTATGATGGTTGCCGGTATCGGTGTCGCTGCCTGGCTCGCTCTGAACGCCTTTGATGAAAATCTGATGTTTTTCTTCTCGCCCTCCGAAATAGCTGAAGGAAAAGCCCCCACCGGCCACCCCTTCCGCGTCGGCGGATTGGTGAGTAATAACAGTGTTAAACGCAGGTCTGATGGACTTACCACGGCCTTTGACGTCACAGACAATGCCGAGACCGTTACCGTGGAGTACACCGGCATTCTTCCCGATCTGTTCCGCGAGGGCCAAGGTATCGTCGCCCTGGGGCAGTTGAACGAAAGCGGTATTTTCGTCGCCAGTGAAGTACTGGCTAAACATGATGAGAACTATATGCCGCCGGAAGTGGCTGACTCTCTGAAAACGGCCCACGATGAAGGCGTCAAAGAGATGCAGCAGCAGGTGAGTGTCCAATGA